The Blautia pseudococcoides genome segment TTGGTCACGATGACCCTGGGGCTTGTCTTGTGGGATTTGAACAGGCCCATGGGATGGCCGCTCATCATCACAAGGGTGTGCTCATCTGTAAGCTCCTCTAAGTATCTCTTGATCAGCTGGTACTGCATCCAGTTCTGGCAGACCTGGCCGGTCTCCCCGTATGTAACAAGCTCGTATGGATAGAGGGCCACCTCATGGTCCAGGTTGTTGTCGATCATGACCTGGAACGCCTTTCCTTCCACACATTTTCCTTTATATTCATCAATGGGTCTTCCGTAGATCCTGTCTTTTGGCATGAAACGGTATCCGTAGATACGTCCTCTTGTCAGAAGTTCGTCTAAAAATTCCGGTGCAAGCTGTTCGTGCAGCTCTTCCGGCACATATCTGAGGGCGTTTGCTACTGCCAGCTTGATCTCCCTTTTGTTCAGGGTCAGTTCTCTCTTCGGGGCTCTTCTGACACCTTCTTTAAAGGTCGGGTATTCCGGCAGAACGGGATCCAGTTTGATTTCCATTGCTTTTCCGATTTCCGCATTGTTCATTTCACATCGTCTCCTTTACTTTTTTTATGATTTTAGCACCGGGACAGTCTAAAAAACGTCTATTTCCGATAAAGTTCCTGGACGGTATGAAATTTTTTTAGATATTTTAACCGAAATCCCTTCTGCATTTTAGTTTGATAAAGGGAAAATGTACTAATACACCAGAAAGTATTTTGGCTATTTTTGAATCAAAGAAGAAATAGAGAATAAGAAAATACTTTTGATGAACAATAAAGGAAGAATGAATGCATGATAAAGGAGAGAGAACACATGATATCACAGAATTGCCTGCACGATGCCCTGTCCTACGGAAAATGTTTTACAGGTCTTGGACGGCCGGCAGATTACATTCCGGAGCTTGCCCGGGTCAACAAGCACCAGCTTGGTGTCTGCATTGTAAGTCTGGACGGGGAAATTCTAAAAGAGGGGGCTTATGACAGGCCTTTCACTATACAGAGCATTTCCAAACTGGTCTCCCTGATCCTTGCGCTCCATGACAGAGGAGGGGAATATCTTTTTCAGGACAAGGTAGGTGTGGAGCCTACAGGGGACCCCTTTAACTCCATCATAAAACTGGAGACCAGGACACGGCCCTTTAACCCCTTCATCAATGCCGGTGCCATCACAGTGGCAAGCTGTATTGAGGGAAAGGATACGGAGGAGCGATTTGGACGGTTCCTCACCTACATCCGGCATCTGTGCAACAATGATGAAATTTATCTGAATGAGAATGTCTATCTCTCCGAAAAAAGCACAGGGGACCGGAACCGTGCCCTGGCATACTATCTGAAGGCATCCGGCATCTTAGAGGGAGATGTGGAAGAATGCCTGGATTTTTATTTCCGTATGTGTTCTGTGGACGTGACGGCGCTTGATATTGCTAATCTGAGCGCCGTGCTGGCAAATCACGGGACAAATCCTTTTACAGGGGAAAATCTCATTGAACCCTCCTGCGCCAAAGCGCTCCGGGCACTGATGCTCACCTGCGGCATGTACGACGGTTCCGGAAGGTTTGCCATGAAAGTGGGATTTCCGGCCAAAAGCGGCGTGGGCGGAGGAATTGCCGCTGTGGTTGTGGACCGGATGGGAATCGGTGTGTACGGGCCGGCCCTGGATGAGAAAGGAAACAGTATTGGAGGAATAAAAATTCTGGAATATCTGGCGAAAAAGCTGGACTGCAGTCTTTTTTAAGCAGATAAGACCGCACATGCTAAAAACACTCTATAGGTATCATGCCGAATACCTATAGAGTGTTTTTGAACCGTTTTTTTATACCAGGTATTCCTCAATAAAGTGGGATGCAACCGCGCCGTCTGAGGCTGCCGTCACGATCTGCCGCAGGGGTTTTGTCCTCACGTCACCGACTGCAAACACACCGGGCAGGTTGGTTCTGGTTGACTCGTCCGCCTGAATATAACCCTGGCCGTCAAGTTTTGTCTGGCCTTTAAATAGTTCCGTGTCGGGAACCCTGCCAATGGCTGCAAATACACCGTCGCAGGAAATCTCTGACCGCTGTCCTTCAAGATTCTCCACCACAACACCTGTCACCTTTTTATCATGCAGAATTTCTTTTACCTGGCTGTTCCAGATAAATTCCACACTGCTGTTCTTCAGGGGTTCCAGATAAATGTTTGAAGCCCGCAGCGTATCTCTCCTGTGGACCAGATAGACCTTTTTACATATTTTGGAGAGGTACAGGGCATCTGCCGCAGCACTGTTGCCGCCGCCTACTACAACTACGGTCTTATTGCGGTACATCATACCATCACAGGCGGCACAATACGCAACGCCCCGTCCCCGCAGGGAGGCTTCCTCGGGCAGTCCGATCTCTCTTGGGGAAGCCCCGGTCGCGAGCACTACTGCCCTTGCCTTTACCTGGCCTTTGGATGTGTCGATCACCTTTATATCATTTTTCAAATCTACGGCAGTCACATTTACAAAGGCCGTCTCCGCACCGAAGCGCTCGGCTCCCCGCTGCATCTTCTCTCCAAGTTCAAAGCCGTCAATACCCTCCTCAAATCCGGGGTAGTTGTCAACCATACTGGTGGTTGCCATCTGTCCGCCCGGTGACAATTTTTCCAGTACCAGAACCGAAAGCCCGCTTCTGGCACAGTAGAGAGCCGCCGTATATCCGCCGGGTCCTCCGCCGATAACAGCCACATCATATATGTCTTGTCTCATTTGTATTTCCTCCTGCTGCTTTATATTGAAACCGGGACCTGATCCTGACTTTATTGCTGTTTTTCGGATCATCCGGACTGATTTTATCAGATCACCTGATTGGCCTTCAGCCACTCTTCTATTGCATCCTGGGAGGGAGGGTTGACGACACGGTCTGCTTCTTTTCCGTCTTTAAACAGGATCAGTGTGGGGATAGTGTCTATCCCGTACTGCTGGGCTATTTCCGGAAGTGCGTCGATATCTGCTTTGGACACTGTGACTTTACCGTTAATTTCCGCTTCCAGCCTGTCTACCGCAGGGGCAAGTCTGCGGCAGTAACCGCACCACGGAGCCCAAAAGTCTACAACCACCGGTTTTGGGGATTCTAATACTTCTGTTTGGAATTTTGTTTTTTCGATTGTGTTTACTGACATAATTTATCATCCTTTCGTATTTGGTATCCGAAATGACGGATTTTTTATCTGTATTATTATTGTTTACAGTTTCTATACTGTCACTATATCAGTTACAGTTTCACTTGTCAATAGGCAGCTGTTATTTTTTTGTATTACACCTATGCGGATTCCCGTACATGGCAGCTATCTTTTGTATTCTGCGTTTCATTTCTGTACGGACATGTAATGGCTCTAAACACTCACATTTATCCCCAAAACCAAAAAGGATATTATAGTAATAATCGTTCTCTATAAAAGGGAACCGGACAATGTAATGCTCACTGCCATCCGGAGAGAAGTCTTCATAAGGGCAAAACTCAAGTGCCCTGTCCATCACTGATCTATGGATACGGATTTTTATTTTTGTCTGCATCGTATCCCACATTTCTTCAAAGTCTAAAGTGGGTTTTTGAAAGTCTCTCGGTATAAAAGTTTCCTCCTGCATCTTTAGGTTTGATATGCGGGTCAGTTTGAATAAGCGATAATCCTTTCTTTTATGACAATACCCTTGAAAATACCAATGACTGCTTTTCAATACGAGCTGATATGGTTC includes the following:
- the trxA gene encoding thioredoxin yields the protein MSVNTIEKTKFQTEVLESPKPVVVDFWAPWCGYCRRLAPAVDRLEAEINGKVTVSKADIDALPEIAQQYGIDTIPTLILFKDGKEADRVVNPPSQDAIEEWLKANQVI
- the glsA gene encoding glutaminase A, with product MISQNCLHDALSYGKCFTGLGRPADYIPELARVNKHQLGVCIVSLDGEILKEGAYDRPFTIQSISKLVSLILALHDRGGEYLFQDKVGVEPTGDPFNSIIKLETRTRPFNPFINAGAITVASCIEGKDTEERFGRFLTYIRHLCNNDEIYLNENVYLSEKSTGDRNRALAYYLKASGILEGDVEECLDFYFRMCSVDVTALDIANLSAVLANHGTNPFTGENLIEPSCAKALRALMLTCGMYDGSGRFAMKVGFPAKSGVGGGIAAVVVDRMGIGVYGPALDEKGNSIGGIKILEYLAKKLDCSLF
- the trxB gene encoding thioredoxin-disulfide reductase; the protein is MRQDIYDVAVIGGGPGGYTAALYCARSGLSVLVLEKLSPGGQMATTSMVDNYPGFEEGIDGFELGEKMQRGAERFGAETAFVNVTAVDLKNDIKVIDTSKGQVKARAVVLATGASPREIGLPEEASLRGRGVAYCAACDGMMYRNKTVVVVGGGNSAAADALYLSKICKKVYLVHRRDTLRASNIYLEPLKNSSVEFIWNSQVKEILHDKKVTGVVVENLEGQRSEISCDGVFAAIGRVPDTELFKGQTKLDGQGYIQADESTRTNLPGVFAVGDVRTKPLRQIVTAASDGAVASHFIEEYLV